A stretch of the Chlamydia pecorum E58 genome encodes the following:
- the rbp7 gene encoding reticulate body protein Rbp-7 → MSHRIMLPIESAACTPTEKIQQVFKRIIASETLEQDQNAKKYSCGICLAEETLSIEANKVMAVAEGSLASHAS, encoded by the coding sequence ATGTCACATAGAATCATGCTTCCTATAGAAAGTGCCGCATGTACGCCTACAGAAAAGATTCAACAAGTTTTCAAAAGAATCATTGCCTCTGAAACCCTTGAGCAGGATCAAAACGCTAAGAAATATTCTTGTGGTATTTGCCTTGCTGAAGAGACTCTTTCTATTGAGGCAAATAAGGTTATGGCTGTTGCTGAGGGTTCTTTAGCTTCCCATGCTAGCTAA
- a CDS encoding putative Na+/H+ antiporter yields MILAPYSSSLKLGATIIFVCSIIHMFLTPRLRSLAQKYENKKVTFPRFCRQYQIFSELYKCLGRIEIVFIFWAVPLFLWFLHTEGYKVTMSYFNSRNYNSAMFIIIMFLLLESRPIVHFSERFLSFIAKVGNTSPTSWWWTLMIATPLLSFLLKEGGAMIIGATLLVRHFFIFSPSQRLAYATLGLLFSNISIGGLSSSISSRALLAILPSLKWGSGFVFKYFAWKAVITILISTTLCYLVFRKEFCSFPKLSNQGDIKGERVPWWIIGIHIILIALAIHARFATLFMMAILLFYIGFQRFTIFYQTPPNFSKACLVGLFYVGMVIFGDLQEWWVLELMHGMSDFGYMMTSYTLSIFLDNALVNYLVHNLSVATDCYLYLVIIGSMSAGGLTLLANMPNIIGYLIIRPAFQNSSISQGKLFLAALGPSLISLSVFWILKDVPTFLFCFFR; encoded by the coding sequence ATGATTTTAGCTCCGTATTCCTCATCTTTGAAATTAGGAGCCACAATAATTTTTGTATGCTCCATAATCCATATGTTTCTAACGCCACGGTTGCGTTCTCTTGCTCAGAAATATGAAAATAAAAAAGTGACTTTTCCAAGATTCTGTAGGCAATATCAGATATTTTCTGAACTGTACAAGTGCCTCGGTAGAATCGAAATCGTATTTATATTTTGGGCAGTGCCTTTATTTTTATGGTTTCTCCATACTGAAGGGTACAAAGTAACAATGTCCTATTTCAATAGCAGAAACTATAACTCTGCAATGTTTATTATTATTATGTTTCTGCTATTGGAGTCTCGGCCTATCGTGCACTTTTCAGAGAGATTCCTCTCTTTTATAGCGAAGGTCGGAAATACCTCCCCAACGTCATGGTGGTGGACACTCATGATTGCTACTCCCTTGCTTTCTTTCCTCCTTAAGGAAGGAGGAGCCATGATCATAGGAGCTACACTTCTTGTAAGACATTTTTTCATCTTTTCTCCTTCACAACGTCTGGCATATGCAACTTTGGGGTTATTATTTTCTAATATTTCTATTGGGGGATTATCGAGCTCTATATCCTCTCGGGCACTCTTGGCTATTTTACCCTCACTTAAATGGGGCTCTGGGTTTGTCTTTAAATACTTCGCATGGAAAGCTGTCATTACGATTTTGATCTCTACAACACTATGCTATCTGGTATTTCGTAAGGAGTTCTGTTCTTTTCCCAAGCTTTCTAATCAAGGAGATATAAAAGGAGAGCGAGTCCCCTGGTGGATCATAGGAATACATATTATATTAATCGCACTAGCGATTCATGCGAGGTTCGCAACTCTATTTATGATGGCGATCCTGTTATTCTATATTGGTTTTCAAAGATTCACAATTTTCTACCAAACCCCACCGAACTTTTCTAAGGCTTGCTTAGTAGGATTGTTTTATGTAGGCATGGTCATTTTTGGAGACCTTCAGGAATGGTGGGTGCTGGAGCTTATGCATGGGATGTCAGACTTCGGCTATATGATGACCTCATATACACTATCAATATTCCTAGATAACGCCTTGGTAAATTACCTCGTCCATAACCTCTCCGTAGCTACAGATTGCTATCTTTACTTGGTCATTATCGGAAGCATGTCTGCTGGAGGCCTTACCCTCCTTGCAAACATGCCTAACATCATTGGCTACCTTATTATAAGACCTGCTTTTCAGAATTCTTCTATCTCCCAGGGAAAATTATTTTTAGCGGCTTTAGGCCCTTCATTGATCTCCCTAAGTGTGTTTTGGATCCTTAAAGATGTCCCTACATTTCTCTTTTGCTTCTTTAGGTAG